The Impatiens glandulifera chromosome 8, dImpGla2.1, whole genome shotgun sequence genome includes a window with the following:
- the LOC124913026 gene encoding uncharacterized protein LOC124913026 — MDKYIKIADHFPGKTIRDVAFRIKWIIEKEIMKKDKMGTKKLDDDKSNIFLGSINSHETDSYKATLGVVGELLEENNKISDQITSNFSFLEIHTNSNLLSHIRNNIFKMFSYFDEDIEIMKNLPPIPDKINIDVANLFLGSS; from the exons AGACAATTCGTGATGTGGCATTTCGCATCAAATGGATAATT GAAAAGGAAATtatgaaaaaagataaaatg ggTACAAAGAAATTGGATGATGACAAATCAAATATCTTTTTGGGTTCTATTAATTCACATGAGACTGACTCATACAAAG CTACATTAGGCGTAGTTGGAGAGCTGTTGGAAGAAAACAACAAAATTTCTGATCAAATTACCTCAAATTTCAGCTTTCTCGAG ATACATACAAATTCCAATCTTTTAAGCCACATAAggaataacatatttaaaatgtttagcTA CTTTGACGAAGATATAGAGATAATGAAGAACCTGCCGCCAATTCCTGATAAGATTAACATTGATGTTGCAAACTTGTTCCTAGGATCTTCTTAG